In the Drosophila teissieri strain GT53w chromosome 3R, Prin_Dtei_1.1, whole genome shotgun sequence genome, TGGAGTGCAATCTATCCCACAAACCCTTCGACTGCTGCCGCTACTTTAGACCCCTTTTGACGCCATTTGGCCGCTGCTATATGCTCAACTCGCTGCTGAACAATGAACCTGGCTCGAAGTACTGGCTGCCCAACGAGCTGGATCCCGCCAATCAGAAGGCTGTGATAAATGTGATCACCCATTTGGATGTGCAAATAAGCGTGATAAATGCGGAGGATATTCCACATACGGCCTTCTTTCCCCCCGGAATTCCGCTGATTACCGAAGGCCTGAGCAAGTATATGCAATTCAACCAGATCGTAATGAAGAACGATCCGGATGTTAAGGACGTTGATCCGAAGATCCGCAGCTGCTTCTTCCCAGAGGAGATACCGCCCAACAGCCTGTACAAGTCCTACAGCTTCAGCGTCTGCATCACCGAGTGCATCAGGGGCTTGCAGATGAAGGCCTGCAACTGTACGTCATTCCTGTACAATCCCAATGCCGATCCACGGTATCCGGACTGCACTCTGGCGGGATTCTTGTGTCTGGAGAAGACGCGTATGATCAAGCCCGACTCCAGGGTGCTGgtgaacaacaacaagggcAACAATGCCAGTTGCGGCTGCCTGCCGTCCTGCAATGATGGCGACATTACTACCATTTACGAGCCCCAGTTATTGTAAGTGGTTTATATTTAGGCTCGTAGTCCGCTCGGCCACAATgcttatttgcataaattcccACTTCCGGCAGTGTCAGGAATCAAAACAAGTACTACAACGGCACTCTGGACATGCCTTTCCTGCCAACGGATCAGTATCGCCGCCAGTCCCTTCGCACGCCTCTGGACGTCGTGGTCTCCATGGGCGGCATGCTCGGTCTTTTCCTGGGGGCCAGCATCCTCAGTGCCATCGAGTTTGTCTACTATTTCACAGTGCGACCCCTTAGCAACATGCTGGGCTCTCGCGCCGCTCGTGCGTAATTGGTCAACTG is a window encoding:
- the LOC122618918 gene encoding sodium channel protein Nach; protein product: MAGTAKAKDQVLRQKRSYGFVTNIKDYCTNCTLAGFAYIANSRLHFTERIFWLICVFISSLGCYQLIMGYQRSFPTRAVSIVFESLPPFSKWKFPAVSVCELAYRGNLFYKFEEYINSLGKDVAGDYPYDVETGISILLFPALYNENGLKGKCGVVHKNCTEACAKCPSDNFRQILTWYGANCSDLFVECNLSHKPFDCCRYFRPLLTPFGRCYMLNSLLNNEPGSKYWLPNELDPANQKAVINVITHLDVQISVINAEDIPHTAFFPPGIPLITEGLSKYMQFNQIVMKNDPDVKDVDPKIRSCFFPEEIPPNSLYKSYSFSVCITECIRGLQMKACNCTSFLYNPNADPRYPDCTLAGFLCLEKTRMIKPDSRVLVNNNKGNNASCGCLPSCNDGDITTIYEPQLFVRNQNKYYNGTLDMPFLPTDQYRRQSLRTPLDVVVSMGGMLGLFLGASILSAIEFVYYFTVRPLSNMLGSRAARA